In Alkalimarinus alittae, the DNA window CCGGTGCTCGATGAGTTTCGTGAAAAAGGGGTCAATCTTGTAGGGCCTCTCCCTGCCGATACATTGTTTACGCCACGCTGGCTTGATGGCGCAGACGCCGTACTAGCGATGTATCATGATCAAGGCCTACCGGTGTTAAAATATCAAAGTTTCGGGTCCGCTGTGAATATTACTCTGGGGTTGCCTATTATTCGCACCTCTGTAGATCATGGCACAGCATTGGATCTGGTGGGTACAGGTAAGGCCGATATTGGCAGTCTTCAGCAAGCTATTAAATCAGCGGCTTTGATGGCGGGGCTTGCCAGCTTTACGTCATAAGGCCCGTAACTCGCTGTACTCAATTCAAGAAACCCCATCAAAATAGAGAAAAAGTAGATGGCAAAGCAATCGTCCAATATAGGACATCAGGCTAGAAAACGATTTGGTCAGAACTTTTTACAAGATCATGGTGTAATCGATCAAATTATCCGCAGTATTCACCCTAAGCCTGAAGAGTGTATGGTGGAAATTGGGCCGGGTCTTGGTGCTATAACTGAAGAGTTGCTGGCTGCAACTGATGGTAAGTTAAATGTGGTTGAGCTGGATCGAGACCTCATTCCTATTCTTAGAACGAAGTTTTTTAATTATCCTGACTTTGTCATTCATGAAGCCGATGCATTGAAGTTTGACTTTAATCAGCTGGCTTCACCTGGGCAACCCCTGAGAATGGTCGGAAACTTACCTTATAATATTTCAACACCGCTTATTTTTCATCTACTAAAGCATGTCGATAATATGCGTGACATGCACTTTATGTTGCAGAAAGAAGTGGTTGATCGTTTAGCGGCAGGACCAAGTGAAAATAACTATGGGCGGTTGGGTATCATGGCCCAATATTACTGCCAAATACAGCCGTTATTTATTGTTCCACCTGAAGCATTTGACCCTCGTCCTAAAGTTGACTCGGCGATCGTCAGGCTAACGCCGCATAAAAAACTACCTCATCCTGCCAAGGATATTAAAACGTTGGAAAGGGTTGTCAGAACGGCTTTTACTATGCGTCGTAAAACACTCAGAAATGCATTGTCGACGTTGGTAAGCCCAGAACAGTTAGAGGCGCTTGGTATAAATAGTGCGCTTCGCCCTGAGAACTTATCGCTTGCCGAGTATGTAAAGATAAGCGATTCCATTACGGATCAGACTGAGTAGTTTTAAGCACTTAAAGGGGGCTGTTTTGGCAATTTATGCAGTAGGCGATATTCAGGGGTGTTATGAAAACTTCTGTTGCCTGTTAGATGAAATAAAATTTGATTCATCGAATGATACACTTTGGGTCGCAGGGGATTTAGTTAATCGAGGGCCTGATTCGCTTAAAACGGTACGCCATATTAAATCATTGGGTAAGTCTGCTCGAGTGGTGTTAGGGAATCACGACTTGCATTTGTTAGCGGTTGCACGAGGTGCGCAAAGCCGTAAACGGAAGGATACCTTTGGCGATATTCTTGATGCTCCTGATGTCGATGAGTTAATGGACTGGCTACGACATCAAAAACTGATGGTTAGAGACAAAACACGTAAAATCGTCATGACCCATGCGGGTGTTCCTCATATCTGGAAAATCAAACAAGCTAAGCGTTATGCCAAGGAAATAGAAACGGTTCTGAAAAGTGATGATTGCGATGCGTTTCTTAAAGAAATGTATGGCAATACCCCTAAAATGTGGTGCGAATCGTTAGCCGGCATGGAGCGATTAAGAGTCATTACTAACTATTTCACTCGCATGCGCTTTATTGATGAAGGCGGCGTATTGGACTTTGATAGCAAGCTTGGGCCTCTGAACGCACCGCCAGGTTATAAGCCTTGGTACGCATTCACCCGTAATGGCAGTTCAAAAATAATTTTTGGTCATTGGGCCGCGCTCGAAGGGCGAGTGTCTAACCCTCAGATGGTGGCTGTTGATACCGGATGTGTTTGGGGCGGAAAGCTAACCGCTGTAAACCTTGAAACGTGGGAAAGAACAAGCTGCGCTTGTAATTTTGATGAGCGAGCATCGAAGGATAATCAGTGACCAATAACATTCATATGAAACCTCAGCGCCATATTATTATTGCGTTGGGGGCGGTGTTGTCTTTTTGCAGTGTTACTGCCGGCGCCTTTGGGGCTCATGGTGCAAGGCCGCTGCTAAGCGAGAAGTTGTTTAGTGTTTATGAGACTGCAGTGGAATATCAGTTTTATCACAGCATCGCATTGTTAGTAGTCGGTGTAATGTTGGCGCTGCCCCTGTCGATCAATGAAAAATATCTAAAAGTCGCGGTCGTCAGCTTTTTGTTAGGTATTTTATTATTTTCGGGTAGCTTATATTTATATGCATTTACAGGGATGAGTAAACTCGGGATGATTACGCCCGTGGGAGGTTTCTGCTTTCTTGTGGGTTGGCTCATGATTGCGTTGAGTGCGTGCTCAACTAGCCTGGCCAAACGGTAAATTGAATACGTATTAGCGGGAGATGATATTGAACGTTATTGTAAATGGCGACGAGAAAACGCTTGAAGTGGGTGCCACTGTTGCAGACCTGATTCATGTTCTTGCGCTTGAAGGCAAGCGAATTGCGGTTGAGCTAAACATGGAAATTGTACCTCGAAGTGAGCATGCCTCTACGGTATTAAAGCAGGGCGACAACCTTGAGGTAGTACATGCAATAGGGGGCGGATAGCCTTTTGAATAAAACAACACAAGACAACTTATTAATCAGGTAAGAAAATGACAACTAACACCGTGGACAACGCTACTGATAAACCCTTAATAATTGACGGAAAAACATACCAGTCAAGGTTGTTGGTCGGAACCGGTAAATACAAAAATCTTGATGAAACCCGTGAAGCAATTGCAGCCAGTGGCGCTGAGATTGTGACAGTTGCAGTTAGGCGAACAAATATAGGGCAAAACCCTGGTGAGCCTAATTTACTCGATGTCATATCGCCAGACCGCTATACTATTTTGCCTAATACCGCTGGTTGTTATACGGCTAAAGATGCCGTAAGAACCTGTCGATTAGCTAGAGAGTTGCTAGGCGGGCATGACCTCGTTAAATTAGAAGTATTGGGTGATCAGAAGACGCTTTACCCTGATATTACTGAGACATTGGTCGCAGCAGAAGAGCTAATTAAAGATGGCTTTAAAGTCATGGTGTATACGACCGATGACCCTATCATTGCTAAGCGTTTAGAAGAAATGGGTTGCGTTGCTGTGATGCCGCTAGGTGCCCCAATTGGTTCGGGTTTAGGTATCAGAAACCCGTACAATATTCGTATGATTCTAGAGAATGCGACGGTGCCTATCTTGGTTGATGCTGGTGTAGGTACCGCGTCAGATGCGACCATTGCGATGGAGTTAGGGTGTGATGGCGTACTGATGAATACAGCTATTGCTGCCGCACAGAATCCTATCTTGATGGCGCGAGCTATGAAGGGCGCTGTAGAGTGTGGTCGTGATGCCTTTTTGGCAGGCCGAATGCCAAGAAAGTTATATGCATCTGCTTCGTCACCGATTGATGGTACTTTCTTTTAAATAGGTAAGTACCTTTTACCCATCATAGAACAACTTTTTATCAAACATATCAGATATTACTAGTAGGAAATGGCGATGGCTGCTCCACCGAAAAAAGATCGAAACAATCGTCGTCAGCAGATTCTGGAGTCATTAGCCAGAATGCTAGAACAAAGCCCTGGTGCTCGTATTACCACTGCAAAATTAGCAAAAGAAGTTGGGGTCACTGAGGCGGCGCTTTATCGTCACTTTCCTAGTAAGGGTAAGATGTTTGAAGGCCTTATTGAGTTTGTAGAAGAAAGTATTTTTAGTCGCGTTAATCGAGTCATGCAAGAAGGCGCTAATGCGGAAGCAAAAATTGAAGCGATTCTCACTCTCGTACTCACGTTTGCTGAAAAAAACCCAGGTATTTGTCGAATTTTAATGGGCGATGCATTGGCAGGCGAAAAAGAGCGTTTACGTACCCGTGTATCTCAGTTTTTTGAGCGGCTCGAATCCCAGATTAAAAGAATACTTCGCGAGGCTGCAATTAGAGAAGGAAAGCGCTCAGCGTTAGTAGCCAGCAAGGCATCAAACCTATTGGTTGCGATTGTAGAAGGGCGAATTCATCAGTTTGTAAGGACAGAGTTTAAGCAAGCACCTCTAGAAGGTTGGAACGAACAATGGGCATTTTTATCAAAAGGTCTACTCGTATAGGTTGTGACTCTTAATTTCTCTGTTAGTATAATTAGTAATCCAAACTGTAAGGCTGCATAGCGTTGACAAAGTTGACTTTGTATTTAAAACACATCTTTATCCTGCTGATATTGTCATCGTCAGTGGCAGTCGGGGCTGAGACGATTCGAATTGCTACTGGGGAGTGGGCTCCCTATGTATCTAAGGATTATCGCCATAACGGGGCGATCGGCCATGTCATTGAAAAAATATATCAAGCTGAAGGGATTGGCGTGAAGTTTGGTTATTTTCCTTGGACTAGGGGTTATAAAATGTCCAGCGATGGTGGTGTAGATGCCACAATGCCTTATTACTGCTCGGCTGAAAGAGAGAAACTTTTTTATTGCAGTGACCCTATAGTCAGTGGCCAGTTGGTTTATTTTCATCGCAAAGACTTTCCCTTTAAGTGGCGCAGTATTGATGATCTTAAAGGACTCAATGTGGGGGGGACGCTGGGATACTTTTATGGCGAAGAATTCGAAAAAGCGGAGCGAGACAACCTATTTAAGGTTCAACGGATTGTGAGTGATGAAACTAATTTTGTCGTTCTGATGAAAGGTCGTACTCATGTATTTCCTCAGGATAAAGAAGTTGGCTATGCAATGATTCGACGTCTGTTTCCAGAAGAAGAGCGTCAGTTGATCACGCACAACCCAAACCCTATTCATACGCAGTCGCTACATTTGATATTTCCTCGTAATAACGAAGAGAGCAAAAGACGCCTTGATATATTTAATCGAGGGTTGAAGGTGCTCAAAGACTCTGGTGAACTACAGGGTTATCTGAATGCTATGAGTGAGGGTGTTTATATAGAAGGCGGGGCTTACGGAGAGTAGCCGCTTAATGCGTTCACTACGAGTGTTTCCCTTTCCTCCAATCTTGTTTATTCTTCTTTTTCTTTCACCTCCGTTCTTTACACCTCTTTTTTCATCGCTCGCAACTTTTGTCTTTAAGTTTGTGTGCCTATCGATATTAATAATATTCTTCGCGATTAAATTCTCACCCCCTAGATATTTTTCTTGACAAAAACATAAATGAGAATCATTATCATTTAATGCTTTAAGTGTAACCCTCATTCAAAAACAAAGGCGGTTTCAAAATGATAATGGCTCGTCGTTATAGTGTTGGAAAATGGCTTGATAAATACTGGGTGGCTATTTCTCCTGTTTTGGTCGCAATTCCTTTGATTGCGGTCGCAGTCATAAGTTTACCTGCTGCCAATATCTAATTTTGTTTATAAAACTATAAAGGGAGAACGGTGTTGTTCAATCATAAATGGAAAAGACTGACAACCGAAGGGAATAAGGCACTAAAAAGGCGATGCAATAGTGATGCTCGAGATTTTTATAGTCAGGCGATCACTGAGTCAGATAGGTTGTTAAAGCTGTTTCGCATTCCTCTTTGTGAGAAGGTTAAAACAGTCGATAACAGCTTGGCTATGGTCTCAATGGTCGTGGTGTCACATCACAATTTGGCGGATATATGGGCAAGGTATGGGGTTCGTGTATCGCAAACGTATTATCTTGAAATGGCCCACCAGAAGCTGGTTGATATCGTTCGGGATGGGCGTTTCCCAACGGCGCTAAGGTCAGTCGCGTTGTCGGAGCTCAATAGAACATATATGGCATTGTTATCGCATTACAAAACAAATGAATTGGAGCATTCGGCTGTACTGTTGGCAGATCAATATAGCCGCATAAGGGGGGCGTTTAATTTGACGAGTGACGCGTCTGATGATGTAAATGTATCCTCAAGTATACTCGTTCATTAAAGGCTGACTGCTTAGACAATAGACGTCAATATATAGAGCGTTTGGGTTTAAAAAATTAGCGAAGCATTGACAGCGATGTTGAGTGGCTTAGACTAAGAGGTATCGATACATAATTATATTCAAGCCACTGGATTGACCTGCTCCTATGCCTCAAATTTCCCCATCATGCCCCTTACAAGAGGCGTCTTGCGACATTATTACAGAGCTTGTTGGTTTACGAGAGCAAGTGTCGGAGCTTTCAGAGCTTGTTCACACCGACACGTTAACCGGTCTTTCTAATTTTCGTTATTTTATGCAGGCGCTAGAGCAAGAGATGGAGCGCACCCGAAGAACCGGGCATGCAACAGGTCTGATCATGGTAGACCTAGACTATTTCAAGAAGGTTAATGATGAATGGGGGCATGATGTTGGAAATAAGGCGCTTATATTAGCTTCAAGTCTTATTAAAGCCAGTGTTAGAAAAATGGACGCACCCTGTCGCTATGGAGGAGAAGAATTTGCGATTATTTTACCCTCTACAGACCGTCAGCATTCAATATTGGTCGCCGAAAGGGCTCGAGAGCTCATTGCGTCAACGCCGCTTGAGTTTGATGGAAATGAAATTATGCTAACCGCTAGCTTTGGCGTTGATATTTTTACTGGGGTAGAGAGGGGGTGTGCTGAAGAAATGGTAAAAAGGGCTGACGGCTACCTTTATAAGGCCAAAGAAAGCGGCCGAAACAGGGTGTGTATTGCCCCTGTGGAAGAAAAAATCGACAACTCATCGGTTAATCAAGATGAAAAAGATGCACTCTTTGGCCTATTTGGACGTGCTAGCAATTTGAGTGATTCATCTTATTAAACTATTCTTATCGAATTAAATGTAGCGAGGAGAACCCTTTTTAGCCTATTATTGCCTCCTATTTTATAGACAGCATTTAAACTAAAAATCGAATGAATTTTCTTAATTTGAATATTTGTGCGATTTTTATGCGTAAAGTTACAGTTTTTTTCGAACATATTTTTGAAATCCTGTATACTTACGCGCAATTTTCGCCCTGACTTATCGAGTAACGTAATGACAGATTTATCCAAATATAGAAATATCGGTATTTTCGCGCACGTTGATGCGGGTAAAACCACCACTA includes these proteins:
- a CDS encoding GGDEF domain-containing protein, whose product is MPQISPSCPLQEASCDIITELVGLREQVSELSELVHTDTLTGLSNFRYFMQALEQEMERTRRTGHATGLIMVDLDYFKKVNDEWGHDVGNKALILASSLIKASVRKMDAPCRYGGEEFAIILPSTDRQHSILVAERARELIASTPLEFDGNEIMLTASFGVDIFTGVERGCAEEMVKRADGYLYKAKESGRNRVCIAPVEEKIDNSSVNQDEKDALFGLFGRASNLSDSSY
- a CDS encoding DUF423 domain-containing protein; translation: MTNNIHMKPQRHIIIALGAVLSFCSVTAGAFGAHGARPLLSEKLFSVYETAVEYQFYHSIALLVVGVMLALPLSINEKYLKVAVVSFLLGILLFSGSLYLYAFTGMSKLGMITPVGGFCFLVGWLMIALSACSTSLAKR
- a CDS encoding substrate-binding periplasmic protein; its protein translation is MTKLTLYLKHIFILLILSSSVAVGAETIRIATGEWAPYVSKDYRHNGAIGHVIEKIYQAEGIGVKFGYFPWTRGYKMSSDGGVDATMPYYCSAEREKLFYCSDPIVSGQLVYFHRKDFPFKWRSIDDLKGLNVGGTLGYFYGEEFEKAERDNLFKVQRIVSDETNFVVLMKGRTHVFPQDKEVGYAMIRRLFPEEERQLITHNPNPIHTQSLHLIFPRNNEESKRRLDIFNRGLKVLKDSGELQGYLNAMSEGVYIEGGAYGE
- a CDS encoding symmetrical bis(5'-nucleosyl)-tetraphosphatase — its product is MAIYAVGDIQGCYENFCCLLDEIKFDSSNDTLWVAGDLVNRGPDSLKTVRHIKSLGKSARVVLGNHDLHLLAVARGAQSRKRKDTFGDILDAPDVDELMDWLRHQKLMVRDKTRKIVMTHAGVPHIWKIKQAKRYAKEIETVLKSDDCDAFLKEMYGNTPKMWCESLAGMERLRVITNYFTRMRFIDEGGVLDFDSKLGPLNAPPGYKPWYAFTRNGSSKIIFGHWAALEGRVSNPQMVAVDTGCVWGGKLTAVNLETWERTSCACNFDERASKDNQ
- the thiS gene encoding sulfur carrier protein ThiS, giving the protein MNVIVNGDEKTLEVGATVADLIHVLALEGKRIAVELNMEIVPRSEHASTVLKQGDNLEVVHAIGGG
- the rsmA gene encoding 16S rRNA (adenine(1518)-N(6)/adenine(1519)-N(6))-dimethyltransferase RsmA, producing MAKQSSNIGHQARKRFGQNFLQDHGVIDQIIRSIHPKPEECMVEIGPGLGAITEELLAATDGKLNVVELDRDLIPILRTKFFNYPDFVIHEADALKFDFNQLASPGQPLRMVGNLPYNISTPLIFHLLKHVDNMRDMHFMLQKEVVDRLAAGPSENNYGRLGIMAQYYCQIQPLFIVPPEAFDPRPKVDSAIVRLTPHKKLPHPAKDIKTLERVVRTAFTMRRKTLRNALSTLVSPEQLEALGINSALRPENLSLAEYVKISDSITDQTE
- the slmA gene encoding nucleoid occlusion factor SlmA, translated to MAAPPKKDRNNRRQQILESLARMLEQSPGARITTAKLAKEVGVTEAALYRHFPSKGKMFEGLIEFVEESIFSRVNRVMQEGANAEAKIEAILTLVLTFAEKNPGICRILMGDALAGEKERLRTRVSQFFERLESQIKRILREAAIREGKRSALVASKASNLLVAIVEGRIHQFVRTEFKQAPLEGWNEQWAFLSKGLLV
- a CDS encoding thiazole synthase, whose amino-acid sequence is MTTNTVDNATDKPLIIDGKTYQSRLLVGTGKYKNLDETREAIAASGAEIVTVAVRRTNIGQNPGEPNLLDVISPDRYTILPNTAGCYTAKDAVRTCRLARELLGGHDLVKLEVLGDQKTLYPDITETLVAAEELIKDGFKVMVYTTDDPIIAKRLEEMGCVAVMPLGAPIGSGLGIRNPYNIRMILENATVPILVDAGVGTASDATIAMELGCDGVLMNTAIAAAQNPILMARAMKGAVECGRDAFLAGRMPRKLYASASSPIDGTFF
- a CDS encoding DUF2753 domain-containing protein; this encodes MFNHKWKRLTTEGNKALKRRCNSDARDFYSQAITESDRLLKLFRIPLCEKVKTVDNSLAMVSMVVVSHHNLADIWARYGVRVSQTYYLEMAHQKLVDIVRDGRFPTALRSVALSELNRTYMALLSHYKTNELEHSAVLLADQYSRIRGAFNLTSDASDDVNVSSSILVH